In Thermoanaerobacterium xylanolyticum LX-11, the genomic window CCTTCAGGGTCTATCGTAATCTCATGCTCTTTTTTGATGGTTTTTCCACCAAGATATTGAATCATTTTGCTAAGCAGTTCTATGTCGTTTATATCTGGCAAATTGTCAATACTACTGGGAGTATCTGCTAAAAGAGCAGCAGGAAGTATGGCAACAGCAGAATTTTTCGCCCCACTAATCTCAACTGTTCCTTTAAGAGGTATTCCTCCATTTATAACAAACTTATCCACTGTTTAATCTTCCCTTCACAGAATCTAAAAAACTTCACAATCATACATATATACTTTAATACAATTTCAACAATTTTACAAGCATTTTTACGAAAACATCTTACGCAAAAAGAGAGGTAATTTTTACCTCTCTTCAAAATTACCTGTATACGCATTTATGTAGTACACCGTGTTTTCCGTCGTTATCCTCCACGTAGGTATTGCTTCGCCGGTATCAGCATTTCTCCAGCTAAAATAGTAAACTGGTCTTATGTCTCTTACTACGACGCTTTTACTGCCTTCATTCACATCTAAAAGCTTTAAAAGTGCGCTTATTGGAGGTATGATCTCCTTTTTGTCATTTTCTTCTCTTAAAGGTATGAGCCACGTCGATTCAAAGGAAAATGTATCGCCTGATATGACACCTTTCATGTAGCTTACATCGACATTAACCCCATTGTATTTTTCTGTATATTCAACAGTGTATTTATCACCATCTATGTACTGCCTTAAAATGGAATACTCCTCTTTAAGTTTCTTGTCATTTACAAAGGATGTTATGTAGCGAAAAGCTTCATCACTATTCATTTTGGCAAACTTTTCGTCTTTAACCTGAAAATATAAAAAGCCGTTTTTAACTTCTAATGAACCATTAGTAAATGTGTAAAGAGAACCATCGCCATTTGATACGTACTTTAAGCCTTTTAAAAAATTTTC contains:
- a CDS encoding two-component system regulatory protein YycI; the protein is MDWSKAKTILIIIFAVLNLILYMGNLSIAETNNSVPSSFDMSKMKEILRENNIVVNAKIPYDYNPMPMLLVKLKSYSKAYIDENFLKGLKYVSNGDGSLYTFTNGSLEVKNGFLYFQVKDEKFAKMNSDEAFRYITSFVNDKKLKEEYSILRQYIDGDKYTVEYTEKYNGVNVDVSYMKGVISGDTFSFESTWLIPLREENDKKEIIPPISALLKLLDVNEGSKSVVVRDIRPVYYFSWRNADTGEAIPTWRITTENTVYYINAYTGNFEER